A single genomic interval of Musa acuminata AAA Group cultivar baxijiao chromosome BXJ3-4, Cavendish_Baxijiao_AAA, whole genome shotgun sequence harbors:
- the LOC103986342 gene encoding AP-2 complex subunit alpha-1: MALSGMRGLSVFISDVRNCQNKEQERLRVDKELGNIRTRFKNEKGLSPYEKKKYVWKMLYIYMLGYDVDFGHTEAVSLISAPKYPEKQVGYIVTSCLLNENHDFLRMVINTVRNDIVGRNETFQCLALTMVGNIGGKEFSESLAPDVQKLLISSSCRPLVRKKAALCLLRLYRKNPDVVNVDGWSDRMSQLLDERDLGVLTSVMSLFVALVSSNIEAYWNCLPKCVKILERLARNQDVPQEYTYYGIPSPWLQVKTMRALQYFPTIEDPNTRRALFEVLQRILMGTDVVKNVNKNNAAHAVLFEALALVMHLDAEKEMMSQCVALLGKFIAVREPNIRYLGLENMTRMLLVSDVQDIIKRHQAQIITSLKDPDISIRRRALDLLYGMCDVTNAKDIVEELLQYLNTADFVMREELALKAAILAEKFAPDLSWYVDVILQLIDKAGDFVSDDIWYRVVQFVTNNEDLQPYAAAKAREYLEKPALHETMVKVSAYLLGEYSHLLARRPGCSPKEIFAIINEKLPTVATSTVAILLSTYAKILMHNLPPDPELQEQIWSIFRKYESYIDVEIQQRAVEYFSLSRKGAALVDVLAEMPKFPERQSALLKKAEDAEVDTAEQSAIKIRSQQQTSNALVVTDQRPANGSLPVSQLGLVRMPSQNMEASTQGQASSREQGMTDENGSINKVVPQDAPSADLLGDLLGPLAIEGPQVPTVPGEQKDKNLLSALEATPEEAGPLALATVDDQPNSVQPIVNIAERFNALCLKDSGVLYEDPHIQIGIKAEWRAHHGRLVLFLGNKNTSPLVSVRALILPPTNLKMELSMVPETIPPRAQVQCPLEVVNLQASRDLAVLDFSYKFGTAVVNVKLRLPVVLNKFLQPILVSAEEFFPQWKSLSGPPLKLQEVLRGVKSLSLPEMANLFTSLHLAVTPGIDANPNNLVACTTFYSESTRAMLCLIRVETDPSDRTQLRITIASGDPTLTFELKECIKEHLVSIPMQTPPPAVSPVQPQSPVTPAAYNDPGAMLAGLL, encoded by the exons GTTGGATATATAGTGACATCTTGCTTACTCAATGAGAACCATGACTTCCTAAGAATGGTTATAAATACAGTACGAAATGATATAGTTGGTCGAAATGAAACTTTCCAATGTTTGGCACTGACAATG GTAGGAAACATTGGTGGGAAAGAGTTTTCTGAATCACTGGCACCCGATGTCCAAAAGCTGCTG ATTTCAAGTAGCTGCAGACCTCTAGTCAGGAAAAAAGCTGCGCTGTGTCTTCTGCGTCTTTATAGGAAGAACCCTGATGTCGTTAATGTTGATGGCTG GTCTGATCGAATGTCACAGCTTCTGGATGAACGTGACCTGGGAGTATTGACATCTGTCATGAGCCTTTTTGTTGCTTTAGTCTCAAGTAACATTGAAGCTTATTGGAATTGTCTTCCAAAGTGTGTTAAAATACTGGAAAGGTTGGCTAGAAACCAAGATGTTCCACAAGAATATACCTACTATGGAATTCCATCTCCATGGCTTCAG GTTAAGACAATGAGGGCTCTTCAGTATTTTCCAACTATTGAAGATCCAAATACTAGAAGAGCTTTGTTTGAA GTTCTACAACGTATTTTAATGGGCACTGATGTGGTGAAAAATGTAAACAAGAACAATGCAGCACATGCCGTTCTTTTTGAAGCCTTAGCTCTT GTTATGCATCTTGATGCTGAAAAGGAGATGATGTCTCAGTGTGTGGCTTTGCTTGGAAAGTTTATTGCTGTTCGTGAACCAAACATTCGCTATCTTGGTCTT GAGAACATGACGAGGATGTTGTTGGTCTCAGATGTGCAGGATATTATCAAGCGGCATCAAGCACAAATAATTACTTCATTGAAAGATCCTGATATCAG TATAAGAAGACGTGCTCTTGATCTACTTTATGGCATGTGTGATGTTACAAATGCCAAGGATATAGTTGAAGAATTATTGCAG TATCTTAATACCGCAGATTTTGTTATGCGTGAAGAACTAGCACTCAAGGCTGCAATTCTAGCAGAGAAATTCGCTCCAGATCTGTCATG GTATGTCGATGTCATTCTTCAATTGATTGATAAAGCAGGGGACTTTGTTAGTGATGATATATGGTATCGTGTGGTTCAGTTTGTCACCAACAATGAGGATTTACAG CCATATGCGGCAGCTAAAGCTAGAGAATATCTTGAGAAGCCTGCTTTGCATGAGACAATGGTCAAG GTGAGTGCTTATCTTCTTGGAGAGTACAGCCACCTTTTGGCTCGAAGACCTGGCTGTAGTCCTAAGGAAATCTTTGCCATTATTAATGAGAAGCTTCCTACAGTAGC TACAAGTACTGTTGCTATTCTTCTTTCAACATATGCCAAGATCTTGATGCACAACCTTCCTCCTGATCCAGAACTACAGGAACAAATTTGGTCGATATTCAGAAA ATATGAGAGCTACATTGATGTTGAAATCCAGCAAAGAGCTGTTGAATATTTTTCACTTAGTAGGAAGGGGGCAGCTTTGGTGGATGTATTAGCTGAAATGCCCAAGTTTCCAGAACGCCAG TCTGCTTTGCTGAAAAAGGCAGAGGATGCTGAAGTTGACACCGCAGAGCAAAGTGCAATTAAGATAAGAAGCCAACAACAGACATCAAATGCGCTGGTTGTAACCGATCAACGTCCTGCCAATGGATCCCTGCCAGTCAGCCAGCTTGGCCTTGTTAGGATGCCAAGTCAGAATATG GAAGCTAGTACCCAGGGTCAAGCTAGTTCTCGAGAGCAAGGAATGACCGATGAGAATGGGTCCATCAACAAAGTTGTTCCTCAAGATGCCCCATCTGCGGACCTCCTTGGAGATCTTTTAGGTCCACTTGCAATAGAGGGTCCTCAGGTCCCTACTGTTCCAGGAGAGCAAAAGGACAAAAATCTGTTGTCAGCACTGGAGGCTACTCCTGAAGAAGCTGGTCCCTTGGCACTAGCTACTGTTGATGATCAGCCAAACTCAGTTCAG CCAATTGTGAACATTGCTGAAAGGTTCAATGCACTGTGCCTGAAAGACAGCGGAGTACTTTATGAGGACCCCCACATACAG ATTGGAATAAAAGCAGAGTGGCGAGCCCATCATGGGCGTCTTGTTCTTTTCTTAGGAAACAAAAACACTTCACCACTTGTGTCAGTGCGAGCTCTGATATTGCCCCCAACCAATTTAAAGATGGAACTTTCAATGGTACCTGAAACTATTCCTCCACGAGCACAG GTGCAATGCCCGCTTGAGGTTGTGAATCTTCAAGCAAGCAGAGATCTTGCTGTTCTTGACTTCTCCTATAAATTTGGAACTGCAGTG gtTAATGTCAAACTCAGGCTTCCAGTTGTGCTGAATAAGTTTTTGCAGCCTATTTTAGTCTCAGCTGAAGAGTTTTTCCCACAGTGGAAATCATTGTCAGGACCACCCTTGAAGCTTCAAGAAGTG CTTAGAGGTGTGAAATCTTTATCTCTTCCTGAAATGGCAAACTTGTTTACCAGTCTTCACTTGGCAGTTACCCCTGGAATT GATGCAAATCCTAATAATCTGGTCGCATGCACTACCTTCTATTCAGAGAGCACCAGGGCCATGCTTTGCTTG ATTAGAGTCGAAACGGATCCATCAGACAGAACCCAGCTTCGGATAACTATAGCATCAGGAGATCCGACGCTGACATTTGA GTTAAAGGAGTGTATCAAGGAACATCTGGTCAGCATTCCCATGCAAACGCCACCTCCCGCTGTCTCACCAGTACAACCACAATCACCAGTTACACCTGCAGCATATAATGATCCTGGTGCTATGCTTGCTGGTCTACTCTGA